Sequence from the Cellulomonas fimi ATCC 484 genome:
GACCCGCGGGCCGTCGAGCCCGACGCCTCCCCGGCCACGGCCGTGCAGCGCACGCTCGCCGAGCTCGCCGTGGCCGCCCGCCAGTCCGACACCCCGCCCGACGTGCTGCTCGCGCCCGACCGCGACTGGGTGCCGGACGTCACCTACGCGACCGCGCTGCTCGACGCGCTCGACACCGCGCCGTGGGTCGACCTGCAGCCCGTGTCGGCGCTGCTCGACGACCGCCCGCAGGGCCGCACGACGCTGCCCGACGACGCCGTCGGGCCGACCGAGCTCACCGCCGGGCAGGTGCAGACGCTCGCGGCCGCGCGCGAGCGTGCGCACGCCTTCGCGGACATCACGGCCGACCCCGACGAGTTCCTGGCGGGCGTCGACCCGGCGGTCCTCGCGCCGCTGTCGGTCGCGTGGCGCACCGACCCGACCGGTCGCGACGCGCTCGTCGCGGGCGTCGTCGCCGACGTCGACGAGCGGACCAGCGGACTGTCCATCCAGCCGCTCAGCGACGTGCGTGTCATCGGCGCCGTGAGCGGTGCCCGCATGACGGTCCTCAACACGCTCGACGTGCCGGTGACCGTGCAGCTCGTGGTGACGCCGCGCAAGTCCTGCCTGCAGGTCGAGCCGATCGACCCCGTGGAGGTCGACGCGCAGGGGTCGCGCAGCGTCCCGCTCGAGCTCACGGCGCACGCCAACTGCGAGGTCCGGATCGTCGCGCACCTCGCGAGCACCGCCGGCGCCCCGGTGTCGGCCCCTGTCGAGTTCACCGCCCGCGTGCAGCCGACGATCGAGAGCGTCGGCACGGTCGTGGTCGGCGTCCTGCTGGCGGTCGGGCTGCTGCTCGGGATCGTCCGGACGGTGCGCCGCGGCCAGAGCGCCCGCCGTGGGGCCCGCACCGAGGCCGAGGCGGAGGCCGACGCGCCGGTCACGCTGGGCGTGCTCGGCGGGGTCGTCGACACGGGCGAGCAGAGCACGGTCGCCGCGCGGTCCGGACGGGAGGACGCATGACGAGCCCGAGCGGGGTGCGGCGCGGCGCCGCGCTCATGGCGTCCGGCACCGCCGTGTCCCGCGTGCTCGGCCTGCTGCGCGGGATCGTCCTCGTCGCCGCGATCGGGGCGACGGGCCAGGCCGCGGACGCGTTCGACGTCGCGAACAAGCTGCCGAACGTGCTGTACATGCTGCTCGCCGGCGGCGTGCTGAACGCGATCCTCGTGCCGCAGGTCGTGCGCGCGTACAAGCGCGAGGCCGGCCAGGAGTACGTCGACCGGCTGCTCACCCTCGGCTTCGTGATGCTCGCGGGCGTCTCGCTCGTCCTGACGGTCGCCGCGCCCCTGCTCGTGCACCTGTACGCCGCCGACGTCCCGCCGAGCCAGGCGACGCTCGCGACGACGTTCGCCTATTGGTGCATCCCCCAGCTGTTCTTCTACGGCGTCTACGCGCTGCTCGGGCAGGTGCTCAACGCGCGCGGGTCGTTCGGGCCGTACATGTGGGCGCCCGTCGTCAACAACGTCGTCGCGATCGCCGGGTTCGGCGTGTTCGTCGTCGTGTTCGGCTCCGCGCAGCAGACCGACGTCGCCACCGCCGCGACGTGGACGTCCGGACAGGTCGCGCTCCTCGCCGGGGCATCGACCGCGGGCGTGGTCGCGCAGGCGCTCGTCCTGGTGCCCGCGCTGCGCCGCGCCGGCGTCGGCTACCGCCCGCGCTGGGGGCTGCGGGGCTCGGGCCTCGGGCGCGCCGGGCAGGTGGCCACGTGGACGTTCGTCGGGCTCGTCGTCGGGCAGCTCGGGTTCATCGTCGTGTCCCGTGCCGCCGCGGCCGCGCCGCACGCCGCCGACGGGGGCGTCGTCGCGGGCAACGCCGCATACACCGCCGCGTTCCTCGTCTTCATGCTGCCGCACTCCCTCGTCACCGTGTCGCTCGCGACCGCGCTGTTCACACGGCTGTCCGGGCAGGCGCACGACGAGGACGCCGACGGCGTGCGGGCGACCTTCTCCTACGGGGTCCGCGTGGTGGGGCTGTTCACCATCGCCGCGGCCGCCCTCCTGTTCGTCCTGTCCCGGCCCGTCACGGGCATCGTCCTGATGACCGCCGACCGCGAGTCGGTCGAGGTCGTCGCGCTCGTCGTGCAGGCCATGGTCGTCGGCCTGCCCGCGTTCGGCGCGTGGTCGATGGCGCAGCGCGTGTTCTACGCGTACGAGGACGCGCGCGGCATGGTGCCGATCCAGGTCGCGATGGCCGTCGTCGTCGCAGGCGGCACCCTGCTCGCGCAGGCGTTCCTGCCGCCGCGGTCGTGGGTCGTCGGGGCCGCGCTCGCGATGAGCGTGTCCTACGTCGTGGGGGCCGTCGCCGCGGCGTGGCTCCTGCGTCGCCGGATCGGGGGCGTCGACGGCCCACGGATCCTGCGCCTGCACGTGCGCGCGACGCTCGCCGTGCTGCCGGCCGTCGCCGTCGCCGCGACCGCCACCCGGGTCCTCGCCCTCGCGCTGCCGGACGGGCTGCTGCGCGCGGTCGTGACCTGCGTCGTCGCGGGCGGTCTCGGCGGGGCGGTGTACGTCGGGGCGCTGCGTCTGCTGCGCGTGGAGGAGCTCGACGGGATGCTGCGACCCGTGCTCGCCCGCCTGCGGGGAGCCCGCCGCTGACACCCCCGCCGGACCCTTTCGTCGCTCATGCCCGGCTAGCATGCTCCTGACCCCCGACGTCCTTGCGCCGTAGGGTCGTGACCCCGTCGGACCCGGCGGACGTGACCGCCCCAGAGGAGGAGCAGGTGAGCGAGGTCGTCGGACGAGGAACCGTGCTGGCCGGCCGGTACCGCATCGTCGCCCCCGCGCCGTCCGACCTCGAGGGTGCGAGTGCCTGGCAGGCGTCGGACCAGATCCTCGACCGTCCCGTGCGGGTCCGGGTCCTGGAGGCCGGTGCGGTCGCGCCGGCCCTCGACGCCGCCCGGCGCGCGGCGCTCGTCACCGACTCCCGGCTCGTGCGGGTGCTCGACGTCGGGACGCACGAGGGTGCCGGGTACGTGGTGTCCGAGCAGGTCACCGGGCCGTCGTTGGCGCAGCTCGTCGCGCGTGCCCCGCTGACGCCGGACCAGGCACGCGCCGTGGTCGGCGAGGCGGCCTCCGCGCTCGAGGTGGCCCGCCGCCGGGGCGTGCACCACCTCGCCCTGCGGCCGTCCGTGCTGCACGTCAACTCCGACGGTCGCGTCCTCATCGGGGGCCTGGCGATCGACGCGGCCCTCCTCGGCACGGCTGCCGGTGACGCGCGCACCACGACCCGCTCCGACACCGTCGGACTCGTCCGTCTCCTCTACACCGCCCTGACCGGCCGCTGGCCCGCCGACCCGGAGCGTCCGGGTTCGGGGGCCCCGCTGCCCGACGCCCCGCGGGTCGACGGGTGGCCCGCGCTGCCGTCCGACCTGGTCCCGGGCGTCCCGGCCGACCTCGACACCCTGTGCGGCGTCACGCTCGGCCCGCACGACGACGGCCCGCACAGTCCCGCCGAGCTCGTCCGCGGGCTCGAGCCGTGGGGCGAGATCCGTGCCGTCGCCTCCGTGCCCGACGCGGCCGAGGCGGGCATGGGCGGGGCCGTGGCGGCCGCGTCGATCCAGGACATCGTGTCCCGCGACACCGAGCCGGTGCGCGTGCAGCGCCAGTCGGTCCGCAACGCGCTCAACGCCCCCGCCCCCGGCGCGAACCGGCCCGGCACGCCGCCGCCGGCGGCACCCGCGCGCACCAGCACCTTCGGCGCACCGGGCCCCGGCGCGCTCGGCGCCGAGCCGGGACCGACCTTCATGCCGCCGCCGCCGCCCGTCGTCGACGAGCCGCACCCGACCGTCGCCTACGGGCGCCCCGCACCCGCGACACCGCCCCCCGCCTACGGCACGCAGCCGTACGGGGCCGCGCAGGAGACGCAGGTGTACGGCGGGCCGCCCCCCGTGGACGCCATGGGGGCCACCACCGTCATGCCGGCGGACCCGTCGACGGCCGCCACTCCCCCGCCGTTCGCGTCGCACGGGGTCCCCCGCTCGGCCGCCGCGGCCGGTGTCCCGCGCGGGCCCGTCACCCCGCCCGTCCGGCGCCCCACCGGCTACCGGCCCGACGACGCCGGGCTGCCGCCCGCGGTCCCGCCCTTCGGCGAGGAGCCGGGCGGAGCGTTCGAGGAGCTCGGCTGGGAGGAGCCGCAGGACGAGGAGCGGCGCCGGTTCGACCCGACCAAGCTCGTCCTCGCGCTCGTCGGCGTGGCGGTCGTCATCGGTCTCGTCGTCGCCATCAGCTCCCTGTTCTCCTCGCTCG
This genomic interval carries:
- the murJ gene encoding murein biosynthesis integral membrane protein MurJ, yielding MTSPSGVRRGAALMASGTAVSRVLGLLRGIVLVAAIGATGQAADAFDVANKLPNVLYMLLAGGVLNAILVPQVVRAYKREAGQEYVDRLLTLGFVMLAGVSLVLTVAAPLLVHLYAADVPPSQATLATTFAYWCIPQLFFYGVYALLGQVLNARGSFGPYMWAPVVNNVVAIAGFGVFVVVFGSAQQTDVATAATWTSGQVALLAGASTAGVVAQALVLVPALRRAGVGYRPRWGLRGSGLGRAGQVATWTFVGLVVGQLGFIVVSRAAAAAPHAADGGVVAGNAAYTAAFLVFMLPHSLVTVSLATALFTRLSGQAHDEDADGVRATFSYGVRVVGLFTIAAAALLFVLSRPVTGIVLMTADRESVEVVALVVQAMVVGLPAFGAWSMAQRVFYAYEDARGMVPIQVAMAVVVAGGTLLAQAFLPPRSWVVGAALAMSVSYVVGAVAAAWLLRRRIGGVDGPRILRLHVRATLAVLPAVAVAATATRVLALALPDGLLRAVVTCVVAGGLGGAVYVGALRLLRVEELDGMLRPVLARLRGARR
- a CDS encoding protein kinase family protein; translated protein: MSEVVGRGTVLAGRYRIVAPAPSDLEGASAWQASDQILDRPVRVRVLEAGAVAPALDAARRAALVTDSRLVRVLDVGTHEGAGYVVSEQVTGPSLAQLVARAPLTPDQARAVVGEAASALEVARRRGVHHLALRPSVLHVNSDGRVLIGGLAIDAALLGTAAGDARTTTRSDTVGLVRLLYTALTGRWPADPERPGSGAPLPDAPRVDGWPALPSDLVPGVPADLDTLCGVTLGPHDDGPHSPAELVRGLEPWGEIRAVASVPDAAEAGMGGAVAAASIQDIVSRDTEPVRVQRQSVRNALNAPAPGANRPGTPPPAAPARTSTFGAPGPGALGAEPGPTFMPPPPPVVDEPHPTVAYGRPAPATPPPAYGTQPYGAAQETQVYGGPPPVDAMGATTVMPADPSTAATPPPFASHGVPRSAAAAGVPRGPVTPPVRRPTGYRPDDAGLPPAVPPFGEEPGGAFEELGWEEPQDEERRRFDPTKLVLALVGVAVVIGLVVAISSLFSSLGGDDPGPAAQPGTEQTPGTPDAGAPQGEPSAPAEQPEAPAAGPPVIASSTSFDPSDADGEHQEAVARAHDGDPATFWYTQTYKRDDFAGFKDAVGYVVTLQAPASVSRVTLNVNGTGGNVEIRATDPANPGGGTVLASGPVSPTTEFTFDPTELSSISVWITQLPTAADGGFRLELAEIALG